From the genome of Candidatus Bathyarchaeota archaeon:
ATGACGGAAGAACACGTTCACTTTCCAGTAGTAAGGGGCGAAATGCGGCATCTGCCATTCCGGTCGGAAACCTTCGCATCTATAATCAACATGTTTACGAGTTTTGGCTACCTTCCCTCAGAAAAAGAAGACATGAAAAGCCTAAGGGAAATTGTAAGAACACTTAAACAAGATGGCCCATTCTTGATGGATATTGTGAATCGCGAATATCTCTTGCAGGTTTTTCAGGAGAAAGATTGGGGAGAATTTACTCATTTTTACATGATGGAAAGACGTACTTTAGACGCTAAAGGGTTGAAACTCCACTCGCAATGGCTTATCTTAGATAAGAACACTAGCAAATCAAGAACATTCGACCATAACCTACGATTATACTCTTTCCCGCAATTACAAAAAATGTTGGAAAAAGCAGGACTTGCAAAAGAGAAAGTTTATGGAGGCTATGAAGAGCAAGATTTTCAGCAAGGGTCCCCTCGACTGATTGTACTGGCAAGAAAGGCATGTTAATAATGGAAAGCTGGGTTTGTCACTATTTTGTAAAAAAAGTTGTATTGAAATTCAAGCATGATTATGTTTTTGCTGGTTTTACGCTAAATCGACATTGCAAGAGAACTTCTGGATGATACATTGCTAGTATTCTGTTATTTCCCTATCAATTTTCGTCAGTTTTTGAGGAAAGTGTGTTAATAAATTCATGTGAGCTGGCAGTTCATTTAAAAAGTTTTGCAGTTTTAGCACGGAAACTATAGGTGTGCCGCGGTGAAATTTAAAGGGACTTGACAAAAGGGATAAGATGATTGGGATAACCGTTGTGTGCTTCCATTTGCCTAGTTTGACTTTGGCGTAGAGGCTGGGTAAGATATCTGCAAAGGCTTCAGTTCTTTCTACGTGCAGCTCTACCATTCTTGTGATTGGCGCTCTTGTCCACCTGTGTTTCCAGTGTTTGCAATCTACTGAGGCTATTAACGGTTGTTTGTAGGCTAAGATATCGATTTCCCATCGTTTCCCATTTTTTCCCTTAAACCTAAAATTATTTACAACACAATAGTCGTAAGCTTCAAAAGCCGTAGTTGTAATGCTTTCGAACTCTTTCCATTCCAGCAGTCTGCAAACGCGTTCAAAATCTGCGCCGAGCTTTATGGCCTGAACCGCAATTCTAACTCGTTGACGTGGAGCAGCTTCAATTACCTTTCCTTTCCATTTAACGAGACTGGCGTCTGCAAATTTTCGTAGAAAGCTTTCCGCCATTTGGGCTGAGATTCTGGCATTTTTACCGATTAATGAATACTTGATTGGGCTATCTTTTGTTAGCTTCAGCACAGCGATTAGAATCTCTCGTTCAACACTCATTATATTAGAATTATATTAGAGATATCTTATGCTTTTCTATGAAGCTGGGCTATTGCTTAACACTCCTTATGAGTTTTTCACGTTGCCTTGTATGTACCATGCAAATCCTCACTCGAGAACGCAAATTCAATGAATTCAGATATATCTTCCTCACATTTTTCCTTCTTGTAAAGCCTAAGAGAACACGCGCGCGCACTGAAGTATAGATATTTTTATACGCTTTCAAAAAACTGCTCCAGCACG
Proteins encoded in this window:
- a CDS encoding methyltransferase domain-containing protein, producing the protein MNKQGWFTSLFDELNDYWAEIADARSTEKEVEFIENVVKAEGLVLDLCCGTGRHSILLRNKGWNIIGLDISPNLLRIAKEKMTEEHVHFPVVRGEMRHLPFRSETFASIINMFTSFGYLPSEKEDMKSLREIVRTLKQDGPFLMDIVNREYLLQVFQEKDWGEFTHFYMMERRTLDAKGLKLHSQWLILDKNTSKSRTFDHNLRLYSFPQLQKMLEKAGLAKEKVYGGYEEQDFQQGSPRLIVLARKAC